AGTAAAGCGTGATTGAGGAAACAGACCAGAGTTGATGTCCACAAAACCTGGACCGAGTTTTGGGGCTGGGGAATCCCAGAATTGTGCTACGAATAAAATCAGGCCAAACCAAAGAAAATGCCAGGACTCGGCTCCTGTCGGCACAAACCAAAGGCTACCACGCATTGGGGGCCCGCGGTGATCCGGGATCACGGACAGAGTCGGGtgcggggtgggagggtggggaggacacACAGTGTCAGCCTAAGCTCTCGATCCCGGGTCCTGCTCCGGCTCGATGCCCGGTACCCCTCGTATGTCCGGCAGCAGGCGACAGCCAGCCACGATGTCCAGGCGCTCGGCGAGCGCGCAGAGGTCCCCGCGAGCCAGGCGCACGCTGTGGGCGGCCGCCAACCCCGTGGCCTGGGCAGCCGCCAGCCTCCCGGCCAGGGCGGCCACATCGCGGCCGGCGCGGCGGTACACGCCGCTCACCGCGGCCGCCACGTCGTGGTCCAGGCGCGTCTGGCTATCGGCCAGGCGCAGCTGCAGGAGCGAGCGCGCGGGCGCCGCGACCGGGGCCTCCTCGGTGCCCCACGTCTCCGCCGCCTCGCGCTGCACCACGAGCGGGGGCAGGTCTCCCGGCGCGGCCGTGGGCTCGGGCTCCGGTTCCGAGTCGGTCTCCGCTGCCTCCCCGGCCACACGGAGCCCCGTGGGGCGGCCGCGCGTCGGGCCCGAGGGACCCAGGTagagctcctcctcctccgacGAGGACGCAGACAGTTCCGAGTCGGTCTCCGCCGCTTCCCCCGGCACCACCGTCCCCGGTCTCCGCCGCCGACCCTGGGACGACGCCATGGCGCGCAGCTTGGAGAAGAGGAGCGCGGGGACGTGAGGTCCGGAGCACCAGCCCCGCCCACCCCCAGGCAATTCCGGCTCGGCCTCGGTGTCCCCTGGTGTGCGCACGGGTGGGAATTCTGCCTCTCGGTATCATTCGTGCGCACATCGGGGACACCGAGGACCGGCCAAGCAAAGCTTTGGAACTAGGTCCTGCGAGGTGGCTTCAAGGGGAGGAAAAGCACTTGCAGCCAAGCCCGAGGCCGTGAGTTcgacacccgccccccccccccccccgcacacatgcacacgcacatgcacacacgcacgcacacgcacacacacatacatgcacgcacacgcgcgcacatgcacacgcacacacacatgcacacacacacacacgcacgcacaatgcacacacacgcacacatgcacacgcacgcgcacacacacgcacgcacaatgcacacacacacgcacgcacacatgcacacgcacacacacatgcacacacacacgcacgcacaatgcacacacacgcacgcacaatgcacacacacacacacgcacgcacacatgcacacacacacgcacgcacagtaAATATAAAGTAACAataacgcctttaatcccagcactcgggaggcagaggcaggcggatctctgtgagttcgaggccagcctggtctcccacAGTCCCAGGCCGTCCAGAACTGCAcactgagtccctgtctcaacaTAATACCTGCCAAAGTAACTTAAAGAGCTCCGTAACCGGAGTGCCCGGAGTCCTCGGGCACAGCCCACGCCCTCCCCCGTCCCCCGGGGCAGCTCCCGGGCAGCGCAGGCGCCAGGGAGGCCGGACACAGAGAGGACGACCGCCCTAGGGGACACGAACGGGGGTCACCGACACCACAGTCCACACCCAGAGGGCCATACCGGGTCTCCGGAGCTCCGAACCCGAGCGATCCGACGCCTGGCGGAAGTGAGGCTGTGGCTCCGCGTAGGGTCACATGATCGAGGTCCGGCCAATGGGAAAGCGTTTGGACACGTCGCTTCCGTGTTCTTATTTTGTTGTCTGTTgcgttatatatatatattat
The nucleotide sequence above comes from Peromyscus maniculatus bairdii isolate BWxNUB_F1_BW_parent chromosome 1, HU_Pman_BW_mat_3.1, whole genome shotgun sequence. Encoded proteins:
- the Bloc1s3 gene encoding biogenesis of lysosome-related organelles complex 1 subunit 3 produces the protein MASSQGRRRRPGTVVPGEAAETDSELSASSSEEEELYLGPSGPTRGRPTGLRVAGEAAETDSEPEPEPTAAPGDLPPLVVQREAAETWGTEEAPVAAPARSLLQLRLADSQTRLDHDVAAAVSGVYRRAGRDVAALAGRLAAAQATGLAAAHSVRLARGDLCALAERLDIVAGCRLLPDIRGVPGIEPEQDPGSRA